TTGTCAGTGCCACCCGGTACCCAAACCTTGGAAGAGGTGTTTAAATCTACACCGAATCTGATTGGCATTGAAAAAAAAGTTGATGATAGTATCGGCAATGCCACCGCACCACCACCCGTGTTGAATGAGTTGGGTCAGGTGGGTGCCAATGATATTGTGCCTGATGCAGATGGCAGAATTCGTCGCGGCATACTGTTTCTCACGCCTAAGTCTGAACCCGCTTTACCTAGCTTGGGGTTAAGATTGGCGTTGATTTATCTAGAGCGTCAAGGAATTAGCCCAACCGCTGATGCAAAGGGTTTTATGAAGTTAGGGAAGACCGTATTTGTTCCCTTTGAGGAGAATGATGGCGGCTATGTCCGGGCAGATGCTGGTGGGTATCAAATCTTGTTGAATTTTAAAGGAAATGCCCCTTTTGATCGCGTTTCGATGACCGAGGTTTTGCTCGACCAAGTCCCGCCATCGTCAGTGCGCGATCGCATTGTCTTAATTGGGTCGGTTGCACCGAGCTTGAAAGATTTATTCTACACCCCCTATAGCAACGATCTACTCCCGTCGCCCAAGCAAAGCCCTGGTGTAGAGATTCAAGCCCATCTCACCTCGCTCATTTTAAGTGCTGCTATAGAAGGGCGTCCCTTACTTCAGACGTGGTCAGAATCGGTGGAAGTTTTGTGGATTTTCTTCTGGTCGAGTGCGGGTACGGCTGTAACATGGGCTGTGCGGTTTCAAGGCTATAGAAACTACTCACTGTTACGCACAGTGATGGGTTTAGTGATTGTGGCGATCGCACTGATGAGTATTGCGTATCTGCTTTTTTTGAGCCACTGGTGGATTCCCGTGGTGCCACCTCTGATCGCTTTATTTGGGTCTGCCACTGTCTTGATTGGTTATATTGCTCAATTAGAGCGCCAAGATAGACGAACCGTGATGAATCTATTTGGGCGTCACGTCAGTCCCGCTATTGCCAGAACCATTTGGCGCAATCGCCGTCAGCTTCTGAAAAAAGGACGCTTGTTGGGGCGTCAGATGACAGCAACGGTACTCTTTGCAGACTTAAAAGGTTTTACCTCCATCGCGGAGCAAACTGATCCAGAGACACTCATGTCCTGGCTCAATGAATATATGAGTGCCATGGTAGGGGTGATTCAGGCACATGGAGGGATTGTAGATAAGTTTATTGGGGATGCGATCATGGCTGTTTTCGGCGTCCCCATTCCGCACACGGCATCAGAAGACATTGCCAAAGATGCGATCGCCGCTGTGCATTGCGCCAAAGTTATGGCATCCACCCTTCAGGTACTCAATCAAAAATGGCAAATTCAAGGACGCCCCACGGCTGCCATGCGAGTCGGGATTGCCACTGGTCTTGTGGTCACAGGCAGCCTGGGTAGTTCCCAAAGACTCGATTACACAACGATTGGGGACAGCGTGAATGTGGCATCACGGTTAGAAAGTTATGATAAATCCCTGAATGGCGGGATTTGTCGCATTTTGATTAATAAAGAAACGTATCTGCATATACAGGGACAGTTCCCCACAAAGTTTATTGGAGAGGAACAACTCAAAGGGCGTAAGCAGCCCACTGAAATTTATCAAGTTTTACTATC
This portion of the Microcoleus sp. AS-A8 genome encodes:
- a CDS encoding adenylate/guanylate cyclase domain-containing protein; this translates as MKFKRLRQTIWQRRGVGIGAITVASLVVVLRLSGLLQSWEWAALDQFFRNRPAEVVEKRILVVGINESDLRYVGQWPVSDAVLAQLLNKLKASKPRAIGLDLYRDLSVPPGTQTLEEVFKSTPNLIGIEKKVDDSIGNATAPPPVLNELGQVGANDIVPDADGRIRRGILFLTPKSEPALPSLGLRLALIYLERQGISPTADAKGFMKLGKTVFVPFEENDGGYVRADAGGYQILLNFKGNAPFDRVSMTEVLLDQVPPSSVRDRIVLIGSVAPSLKDLFYTPYSNDLLPSPKQSPGVEIQAHLTSLILSAAIEGRPLLQTWSESVEVLWIFFWSSAGTAVTWAVRFQGYRNYSLLRTVMGLVIVAIALMSIAYLLFLSHWWIPVVPPLIALFGSATVLIGYIAQLERQDRRTVMNLFGRHVSPAIARTIWRNRRQLLKKGRLLGRQMTATVLFADLKGFTSIAEQTDPETLMSWLNEYMSAMVGVIQAHGGIVDKFIGDAIMAVFGVPIPHTASEDIAKDAIAAVHCAKVMASTLQVLNQKWQIQGRPTAAMRVGIATGLVVTGSLGSSQRLDYTTIGDSVNVASRLESYDKSLNGGICRILINKETYLHIQGQFPTKFIGEEQLKGRKQPTEIYQVLLSKSNKN